The sequence TATCAAATATTCTTTCGAATGTGACCCTTTATAATGGGAACGCCAGCGCCCATGATTTCGTGCTCGAAAAAGGAAACATTTTCAACACAAATCAAAATGGGGGCGAACTTGTTTTGACTCTGTAGGTTAACTTGCTTGGCCGGTTGGCATCCAAAAACTGACCTCCCATTTAGCACTGAGGCAAACGGCGGAACCCGCATTTCTTCTACCCGTTACGTTCACTATGGAACCATCAGCGCGTTGATTCGTACCAGTAAAGTTCGTTCTATTTCCATGCCGTACTATCTAAAATTGTAACACTAACGGCATGTACTTTAGTGGGCTGGTGTAGTCACCGCATTTATCACCATGAGTGATGTAAAGGATGAAATCGATTGGGAATGGCCGGGCACACAGGTTACCGAAGCTCAAACGAATTACTTCTGGTGAGTCGTATTGATTCCATCTGATTAGAATATATGGCTAACCTTGAGTGTTTCAGGTTGGGTCATGCGGACTGTAAGTGTATCAATAAGGTTACGATGTAACCTACTCACCCGAGATACCCAGATTCTGCTGGTCATGGAACAACCGTCAAGGATCTAAGCGACACAGTAAGTCTGGAACCCTTGCTTTTTTGTGCGTATTATCTAATGATGAGTTTCAGTACGTCAACTACCACAACTATACTATTGACTGGCAAGAGCAAGAGCTCAACTGGTTCATCGATGGCAAGGTGGTCCGCACGCTGAAGAAGGCTGATACGCTTAACAATGGTACGCATAGCCTTGGCCCGAAATTTGGCGGAATTCTTACTTTTCTGGTTCAAACCAAAGGTCGCTACGAGTACCCTTCCACTCCTTCCCGTGTTCAGCTCAGCTTGTGGCCTGCGGGTATTAATTCTAGTGCACCGGGAACTATCGAGTGGGCCGGTGGCATGATTAACTGGCAAGACCCCGACTACATTGCGGCCGGCCAGTTCTCTGCGATCGTCAAGGAGGTTTCGTGAGTATTGAATTGTACTACTCAGAGCTGGTCTGAAACATCGTATAGGGTAAAGTGTGCGCCCCTTACCGGTGTAACAAACGCCTCGGCGATGACCTCGTACACTTACTCTGGCAACGATTCGACTGGTGTCCCGGCCGTTCAAGTTACCAACCAATCGACGCTCCTAGGTGGCGCTATTCCCGGCGTCAGCGTCGGATACAACTTCTGGCTTGGTGTAGGAGCAGGCATGCTTTGCGCCGTTGCGGGGGTGTTCAGCACCGTGCTGTGATCCAAGGGCGGGTCCCTTTTTCAGACTATCTACGGGTTTTGTGTTTTGTGTTTTTGTGCCactgttttttttttctccaACTGTTGTCACTCGCTTCGTGAATGGTTCTCGGACTACAGCTTGACGATTAGCTTGATATACCATGTTAAATGTGTATACATGTATGTGATGTTTTTTTAATGGATCAGTTTATTTACCTGCTTGAGAGGGATCAATGACAACGACGGTACGGAACAGTGCCTTGCTCATGTTGGTGTATGCGGTTTCTGCATTCTCCATTGTTGTTGTCTCAACGATGCAGCGTACACCGCTCTGTACGCAAAAGCGAAGGGTGTCGTGTGCATCAGTTGGAACACCCGCCGTCCTACGCGTAAAGGGTTAGGTTCTCCAAAAGATTCGCTCGACCAGTTACGTACCACCCGCGTATGGAGGCTCGTTTGATTAAGAACGGCATCAGAGGTAAATCGATTTTCATCGAATCCGGCTCCGAAAGCAATATAATTTCAGCATCCTATTCCAGGTAAAAAAATGATCCAGATCTGCTCGCGTCGGCCAAGTACCTACCATTGCCAGCGCCCCTGTTACTCGCCTCAGCGTCTCTTCTTCTGGCGCAGTCTGCAATACAATATTGACACCCCCTGGACCTGAGCACCCAAAGGGACTATCAGCAACTCTAATGATTTCTTTGGTTAGAGGATCTTCAGGCTCGTCCTGTGTGGCAGGCCAAGCTTGACTAGCAATAAACGCCTCTGCTCCAAGCTCCATTGCGTATTTTCGCTTGGCCTCTGTGCGCGAGAGAACAATAGGTCGAAGTCCCATCGCGCGAGTGAGTGAAATCGCCACATGCCCCAAGCCACCGCACCCTATAATTAGCGCACTGTCCCTAAACAAGTGTAGCGAAAATGTTAAAGCCTAACCAAGTCAGTGTATGCATGTAGGGATAGCTTCGTACCCTGGTTTTGCACGAGTATGACGCAAGGAGTTGAAGCATGTTAATCCGGCGCACAGGAGCGGTGCTTGAAGCGGAGAAAGTTCATCGGGGTAAGGGACAAGAGCGGTAAAATGGGCTACCATGTACTCTGCGAGGCCGCCGTCTCGAGTAAGAGCCGTTGCATGGGCTACTAATACGTCACAACTCAGATATTTGAAGATTTTAGAGTATTTGCCCACCCATCCCGCACCCTTGTGGGTTCCCTGCTCTGCAATAATAACATTTTTGGCACCTTCCTGCATTCCAACCAACTCCGACCCTCTGTCCGATGGTCCATTTCCATATTGATGTTCCGCTGAACTGTTCAACGTCACTTCCGAGTGCGGCCACCCGTCCTACGATCTCGTGCCCTGCCACTACAGGGTAATTCAACCCTGGCATTCCACCGGTACGCAAAACGCCATCTCCTCCACATAATCCAACAGCAATAACTTTGATAAGGACATCGTGTGGTCCTGGAGTGGGTACAGGGAAGTCATCAATTAGCTCCCATGGTTGTCCGGGGCCCGGACAGACTACGGCTTTTTGTGTTTTTGGAAGGCCGAGATGATTGGGTGGTGGGTTCGACATGTTGTGGTCGTGCAGAAAGGGATAAAAGTCGTGATATTCCCATCAGATGTACAATCGATTGATATGCATCTGAATTACTGTTCTTCAGGAAACAAATAAATTATCGGCTGTAATCGAATGCATACAGTCTCAGCATATCCAACGCCTAGCCTGCCATCCAACTGCAAGCGCAGACAAAACCACGCCACCCATCACTCCCAGCATTTCCCTAATAAAAAGATTATATTCCCGCAAAAATGCTTGTCCGAGCACCATGTTCGGAACTACAGCCTCGGCTTGTTCGACCCCTGGAGCGATGTCCCCGTCTTCTTGCCGAGGACGAAACACGGTTCTTCGCATGCCCAGTTGCCAACGGACCATGCGCGAGAGTCCTTCGCGCGATATTCTAATCCTCCGGGATTCCCAATTCCGGATTCGGTAGACTCGACCGAATAGGTACGGAACTTTCCCTAGTAAAAGTCGGGTACGGAGAAAACAGTATTCAAGAGGAGGAGTTTTGGGGATCTGAAGATAGTTGGCCAGGAGGTCTCCGACTAGAAAACGAGTCAAAGCACAGTTGTAAGCAAAGGGCGTTGGGAAAGGTGGGCGGTTAGATATGGCGTGTAAGATGGGCATTGTTGGCGGAGGTAGGCTTCCTTCTTCATGCTCGGAATCCTCAAGTAAATGCACTATGATGGAGACAATGAACTTGTTATTGACCGAAACACCCGAGAAGTGTCGCGATAGAATTTCCGGGTTGATGCCCATATAGTAGCCTATATGCCTCCATAAGGCAAGATAATCCTCTTTTTCGAATAACGGTGGGTGATAGCCAAGTCGTTCCATACAAAATAGAGGCGCCTTGTTTAAGCTAACGTAAGCGAGATATAGCGGGTCAAGACATATATGCACTCACCGTGCAAAACGAAGATAGAGTACCAGCAAGGTCTTCTTGGTTAATAGGGTATCCGTCCACGCTGAAGTCATATCGTGGCAAACCTCCTCCAGTCAATTCGGGATGACGCACCCGCTCCATTATCCGACGACGTGCAACTCCGTGTAAAAGCCGGACGCGAACAATCGATCTCCATCCTTCCTCGCCAGGAGCGAGATCGTGAACGCTGGCTTGATGTTTATACCTTCTCGTTCCACTAAACTAATGTGGCCGCCCATGGCATCTAGGATCATCTGAAGTGTTTCCAGCAGTCGCCTGAAGGTTCGATCATTGGTGGCCTCGGTAATTGAGTATTCTCCCGATTTACTAGACTTTCCTGGAACCAGATAAGATACAGTATGTAATACTCGCGTAATACGCGCACTGTGACGAGGTGCATTGAGTGCATATACTCGGGCGGAGCAAGGGTCATGAGGCATGTTTCCAGACTAACCTGGCAAATCCACCTGCGAGGCTGAAGTGCATAAGACTTACCAGGATAGGAGAGGAGTACTTATAGAAAAATCTTTGTGCTCGTCGTATTTGGTCGTCAGATGCCCTTATCCCTTCAGGGGGCATACGGTTGACATGGTCGATAAAGTTGCGTGCCGCGCCGGGTCCTTGCTCTGCTCTACGTTCGATAGCCTCGAGAAGGTCCGTACCAGTGCTGGAGGATGGGTTTGGAAAGGTTTCAATGAGTGCTTCGTCGCATAACTTGTCAGAGTGTTGCCGCCACCTAAACATTTTACATTCAGCTCCACTAGCTACATATATCCACACCCACCACTTACTCTTCCAAGTAGAAGATTTAACACAGTTTTCGTCCCATTCGAAAACAAAATCCCACTTGGAACAGATAGTTCCTGGAAGTATATGCTCTGTTTGGTTGCTGTGCTGTATCTCAACTATGTCTTCGGGACGAAACGGTCGTGAAATCTTGTCAACGATAAACATAGCTATTGTAGACCGTTGAACGTAAACAAGTACTCGAGAGGTCGTAGACAAGTCAAAGGTCCTGTAATATCCCGAGAGCTTTTATGATAGCCCTAACCGCGACTCTTGGCCGATCGTGAGCCCCAGATCACGGGAGGAGGCTCGATGGGTGAAATCACGCGCAATTGGCCTGAACAATGGCCCGATTGAGTTATATTGAAAAGTACAACCTTGTTCGAGACGCCCGTACCCATAACAGAGATAACAACATAACGGCTTGGTTTTATAAAGTTGGGCTCTGATTGTGGGCATTGTGGCTTGACAATGATGTATGGGCGAGATAAAAGTATTTGTAATTTGGGTGTTGGGTGATTGCCGAGATATACATTCCGAGGTGTTGTTGGGTTCCCTCATGTTGGTAGACATATCGAACAGCATAATAGAGGTGGCGTTGCTCAAATAAGAAAAGCGTTGAATTCGAgaataataatatatataaagGTACAAATACAGTATGGGTATAGATGTTTGTCCTGGTTTGGGTAACTTGGGTTGATGTCGCATGGCAGGCCTCGTGTGCTGGGACATCACTGTGCCCACCGCTGCCGTTTCTTTCCTTAATTTTCCATCTTGCGTCCACGTCTTAATACCGCTGTACCGGTGGCTCAGACTTGCTCTCTCATCGCTATCGCCGTAATTTGAGCATAATATTATTGAGAAAATACTAGTTGGGACCATCACGCTGTGTTCGGCGATCGTAGTCGTATTATCTCATCGCTGGCTGCCTGGCTGAAAGCCTAAACCTGGATCCGACCATCGCCTTGTGACTGGCAACCCAATGGCGCCTGCTCCGCCCCCACCGATTCCCTCGTCATCCGCAGCACTTTCCGACGCACTCACAACAGCGACAGAAACATGGCAAAATGAACTCAAAATTC comes from Rhizoctonia solani chromosome 4, complete sequence and encodes:
- a CDS encoding alcohol dehydrogenase; this translates as MSNPPPNHLGLPKTQKAVVCPGPGQPWELIDDFPVPTPGPHDVLIKVIAVGLCGGDGVLRTGGMPGLNYPVVAGHEIVGRVAALGSDVEQFSGTSIWKWTIGQRVGVGWNAGRCQKCYYCRAGNPQGCGMAHATALTRDGGLAEYMVAHFTALVPYPDELSPLQAPLLCAGLTCFNSLRHTRAKPGDSALIIGCGGLGHVAISLTRAMGLRPIVLSRTEAKRKYAMELGAEAFIASQAWPATQDEPEDPLTKEIIRVADSPFGCSGPGGVNIVLQTAPEEETLRRVTGALAMDAEIILLSEPDSMKIDLPLMPFLIKRASIRGWTAGVPTDAHDTLRFCVQSGVRCIVETTTMENAETAYTNMSKALFRTVVVIDPSQAGK
- a CDS encoding glycoside hydrolase family 16 protein; the protein is MPSFSPCCSEFGFCGSGSQFCLGGCNPLWSHSPTSCEPNPICKDGTYTFPDSSLSNILSNVTLYNGNASAHDFVLEKGNIFNTNQNGGELVLTLTEANGGTRISSTRYVHYGTISALIRTSKWAGVVTAFITMSDVKDEIDWEWPGTQVTEAQTNYFWLGHADYSAGHGTTVKDLSDTYVNYHNYTIDWQEQELNWFIDGKVVRTLKKADTLNNGRYEYPSTPSRVQLSLWPAGINSSAPGTIEWAGGMINWQDPDYIAAGQFSAIVKEVSVKCAPLTGVTNASAMTSYTYSGNDSTGVPAVQVTNQSTLLGGAIPGVSVGYNFWLGVGAGMLCAVAGVFSTVL